From the Thermococcus sp. 18S1 genome, one window contains:
- a CDS encoding 1,4-alpha-glucan branching protein produces the protein MKGHFTFVLHTHIPYVRKHGKWPFGEEWLYEAMSETYLPLLMEFERLRSSGVRFQLVINITPVLAEQLADDYIKAEFERYLTRKIETTEEDLKSGKYDERTVRASLNHFGKVYNYWKAINGDIVGKFREFQDAGYIEVITSAATHGYLPLLGRDEAIAAQLANGIATYEKHFGRRPRGIWLPECAYRPAGEWELPDGRKVERQGIEKFLEEFGIEYFFVESNLIDEGPVTKGYGEIPLYEGEKSTLRPYWIKGSRVAVFARNRETGHQVWSAHYGYPGDFWYREFHRKAEKSGGQYWRVTGKNVELGEKEFYNPEKAMERVEEHARHFVSLAERLLGEFEERFGEKGIIVSPYDTELFGHWWFEGVKWLGRVLELMAERGIVTTTLSAYLDNYTGGRYEIELPEGSWGANADHSTWWNAETEWTWEHVYSAEERMVALASAYYGRDGTADRILEQLARELLILEASDWQFLITTGQARDYGKRRILVHSRDFHRLANELVRYVKTGDFDVKLLEELEERDNAFKPVVVASYVSENPPDVQEYVEPPEVPPERSEEPAERPREELPERAYATEVVKEMAVKPLRNVGELSPEESREPRAREKRKPGRVESDLLRIKGIGPKTLAKLQRAGIHTVEDLKNADLEELAKKTRISPKRLRKFLVQIS, from the coding sequence GTGAAAGGCCACTTCACGTTCGTTCTCCACACCCACATTCCATACGTTCGAAAGCACGGAAAATGGCCCTTCGGGGAGGAATGGCTCTACGAGGCTATGAGTGAAACGTACCTGCCTCTTCTCATGGAGTTCGAGCGCCTCCGCTCCTCAGGGGTGAGGTTCCAGCTCGTGATTAACATAACCCCCGTCCTGGCCGAGCAGCTGGCCGATGACTACATCAAGGCCGAGTTCGAGAGGTATCTGACCAGGAAGATTGAGACCACGGAGGAAGACCTGAAATCGGGCAAGTACGACGAGAGGACAGTTAGGGCCTCCCTGAACCACTTCGGGAAGGTCTACAACTACTGGAAGGCCATAAACGGCGACATCGTGGGAAAGTTCCGCGAGTTCCAGGACGCGGGATACATAGAGGTGATAACCTCCGCGGCAACGCACGGCTACCTGCCACTCCTCGGCAGGGACGAGGCGATAGCGGCCCAGCTCGCCAACGGGATAGCGACCTACGAGAAGCACTTCGGCAGGAGGCCGAGGGGAATATGGCTGCCCGAATGCGCCTACAGGCCGGCGGGAGAGTGGGAGCTGCCGGACGGGAGGAAGGTTGAGAGGCAGGGCATAGAAAAATTCCTGGAGGAGTTCGGCATCGAGTACTTCTTCGTTGAGAGCAACCTGATAGACGAGGGTCCGGTGACGAAGGGCTATGGCGAGATTCCGCTCTACGAGGGAGAGAAGAGCACGCTGAGGCCCTACTGGATCAAGGGTTCTCGGGTGGCAGTCTTTGCCCGCAACAGGGAAACGGGCCACCAGGTCTGGAGCGCGCACTACGGCTATCCCGGCGACTTCTGGTACAGGGAGTTCCACAGGAAGGCCGAGAAGAGCGGCGGCCAGTACTGGCGTGTGACTGGCAAAAACGTTGAGCTCGGCGAGAAGGAGTTCTACAACCCCGAGAAAGCCATGGAGCGGGTCGAGGAGCATGCAAGACACTTCGTCTCGTTGGCGGAGAGGCTGCTGGGTGAGTTCGAGGAGAGGTTCGGGGAGAAGGGCATAATTGTTTCGCCCTACGACACGGAGCTCTTCGGCCACTGGTGGTTCGAGGGCGTCAAGTGGCTCGGAAGGGTTCTTGAGCTGATGGCGGAGAGGGGAATAGTCACCACAACGCTCTCCGCTTATCTCGACAACTACACCGGAGGGAGGTATGAGATTGAGCTCCCTGAGGGCTCGTGGGGGGCCAACGCGGACCACTCGACGTGGTGGAACGCGGAGACCGAGTGGACGTGGGAGCACGTCTACAGCGCCGAGGAGAGAATGGTGGCACTGGCGAGTGCGTACTACGGGAGGGATGGAACCGCCGACAGAATCCTTGAACAGCTTGCGAGGGAGTTGCTGATACTCGAGGCCAGCGACTGGCAGTTCCTCATAACGACCGGCCAGGCGAGGGATTACGGGAAGAGGAGGATTCTGGTGCACAGCAGGGACTTCCACAGGCTGGCCAACGAGCTGGTGAGGTACGTTAAAACCGGGGACTTCGATGTTAAGCTCCTGGAGGAGCTCGAGGAAAGGGACAACGCGTTCAAACCAGTGGTTGTCGCTAGCTACGTGAGCGAGAATCCCCCCGATGTTCAGGAGTACGTGGAACCGCCCGAGGTTCCGCCCGAAAGGAGTGAAGAGCCAGCTGAACGGCCGAGGGAGGAGCTTCCGGAGAGGGCGTACGCCACGGAGGTCGTCAAGGAGATGGCCGTTAAGCCCCTCAGGAATGTGGGGGAGCTCAGCCCGGAGGAATCCAGAGAGCCTCGGGCGCGGGAGAAGCGGAAACCCGGCAGGGTCGAGAGCGACCTCCTGAGGATAAAGGGCATCGGGCCGAAAACGCTGGCAAAGCTTCAGCGTGCGGGGATCCACACGGTGGAAGACCTTAAAAACGCCGATCTTGAGGAGCTGGCCAAGAAAACGCGTATCTCACCCAAAAGGCTGAGGAAGTTTCTGGTCCAGATTTCCTGA
- a CDS encoding P-II family nitrogen regulator, with the protein MKKVEAIIRGNDFDRVKNALKQIGIVPLTAYPVQGRGVQGGVPPYDLLPKMKIEIVVKDRDLEKVVDVIIRNARSGTPGDGKIFISPVEDAIRIRTGEKGNEALY; encoded by the coding sequence ATGAAAAAGGTTGAGGCGATTATTAGGGGAAACGATTTCGACCGGGTGAAAAACGCCCTCAAGCAGATCGGTATAGTGCCCCTGACCGCTTACCCCGTGCAGGGAAGGGGCGTTCAGGGGGGCGTTCCGCCGTACGACCTCCTCCCGAAGATGAAGATAGAGATCGTCGTGAAGGACAGGGACCTTGAGAAGGTGGTTGACGTTATCATCAGGAACGCGAGGAGCGGAACACCGGGGGATGGGAAGATATTCATAAGCCCCGTGGAAGACGCGATCCGGATAAGAACTGGAGAGAAGGGGAACGAAGCCCTCTACTGA